A stretch of the Vitis riparia cultivar Riparia Gloire de Montpellier isolate 1030 chromosome 13, EGFV_Vit.rip_1.0, whole genome shotgun sequence genome encodes the following:
- the LOC117927474 gene encoding uncharacterized protein At5g39865-like, producing the protein MWRSWVSSPGGVETAPASYKNFTCSSFKDIQSLCKEENHCSSNLKRPSIFHRVRVVTSVLRNWSSTQTNPEPNPKPEPAPPQPCVSLTGGDQSVVVYFTSLRVVRKTFEDCSTVRLILRGFRVKVDERDLSMDAGFLDELKGILGRKKLSLPRVFIGGRYVGGAEEIRQLHETGELKKLLGGFPVAAGVCDECGGYRFMLCENCDGSRKVYSEKTGFRICTACNENGLIRCPSCSYLHL; encoded by the coding sequence ATGTGGCGATCGTGGGTGAGCTCGCCGGGTGGGGTCGAAACCGCACCAGCTTCATATAAGAACTTCACTTGTTCATCGTTCAAAGACATTCAAAGCCTCTGTAAAGAGGAAAATCACTGTTCTTCCAATCTCAAGAGACCCTCCATTTTCCACCGGGTTCGGGTTGTGACCTCGGTCCTGCGAAACTGGTCCTCGACCCAAACCAACCCGGAACCGAATCCGAAACCGGAGCCTGCGCCGCCGCAGCCGTGTGTGTCTCTTACCGGCGGCGACCAGAGCGTGGTGGTTTACTTTACGAGCCTACGCGTGGTGCGCAAGACCTTCGAGGACTGCAGCACCGTGCGATTGATCTTGCGGGGGTTTCGGGTGAAGGTCGACGAGCGAGATCTGTCTATGGACGCTGGGTTTTTGGACGAGTTGAAGGGGATTTTGGGGAGGAAGAAGCTGAGTTTGCCTAGGGTTTTCATTGGTGGCAGGTACGTGGGCGGAGCGGAAGAGATCAGGCAGTTGCACGAGACGGGCGAGCTGAAGAAGCTACTCGGAGGGTTCCCCGTGGCTGCCGGCGTATGCGACGAGTGCGGAGGGTATAGGTTCATGCTCTGTGAGAACTGCGATGGAAGCCGTAAGGTGTATAGTGAGAAGACTGGTTTCAGGATCTGCACGGCGTGCAACGAGAACGGTCTGATCAGGTGCCCTTCTTGTTCGTATCTACACCTCTGA
- the LOC117927900 gene encoding L-type lectin-domain containing receptor kinase IV.1-like gives MAKTLLFPLFSLLLLNQAYSQSDYGFVFNGFKASASNLSLGGASLITPNGALRLTNSSHNLTGHAFYNTPFHFLNKNSHDSQHPTTASSFATTFVFAIVPRFAGGYAGHGFVFTVSPSKNLSDGGRGNLFGLFNEVTMGNFSNHLFAVEFDTVQALVMYGDIDDNHVGIDINTVRSNASKPASYYDNSSKSSHEVVLQSGNPIQAWIEYDGAQKIVNVTISPASLPKPSKPLLSLAMDLSPIFKESMYVGFSAATEKLASSHYILGWSLKMGSTEADPLDLSKIPSPPRNGTPSPGLGRRGIEIGAASAMVTLALLLCGITISVYMLRRARLAEVLEDWELDFPHRFRYKDLYIATKGFKESQILGKGGFGSVYKGVLPKTREEVAVKRISHNSKQGVKEFVAEIASLGKLRHRHLVHLQGWCKRKGDLLLVYDYMSNGSLDTFLFQEDKNLDWGQRFRILKEIAAGLLYLHEEWEQVVVHRDVKANNVLLDSNMNSRVGDFGLAKLYEHGKNPSTTHVVGTVGYMAPELSLTGKATASSDVFAFGAVLLEVACGRRPLDPNASSGKQMILQDWVAQCHQRGHILEAGDPKLGNSFVKEEIELVLKLGLLCSHSEPQARPNMQQVTRYLSGFDPLPEVDASSLGFFVGSLDSKTDSHPSSYGVMSVGSLASGR, from the coding sequence ATGGCAAAAACTCTCCTCTTTCCCCTCTTCTCTCTGCTCCTCCTTAATCAAGCTTACTCTCAGTCTGATTATGGCTTCGTCTTCAATGGCTTCAAAGCTTCTGCATCCAACTTAAGCCTTGGTGGGGCTTCCCTCATCACGCCAAATGGGGCTCTCAGGCTTACAAACTCATCACACAACCTCACTGGCCATGCCTTCTACAACACCCCATTTCACTTTCTCAACAAGAACAGCCATGATTCCCAACACCCCACCACAGCTTCCTCCTTTGCCACAACCTTCGTTTTTGCCATTGTCCCCAGGTTTGCTGGTGGGTATGCTGGGCATGGTTTTGTCTTCACTGTTTCTCCCTCCAAGAACCTTTCAGATGGTGGACGTGGTAATCTTTTTGGTCTTTTTAATGAGGTCACCATGGGGAACTTCTCCAACCATTTGTTTGCGGTTGAGTTTGATACAGTTCAAGCCCTGGTTATGTATGGAGATATCGATGATAACCATGTTGGTATAGACATCAATACTGTTAGGTCTAATGCTTCTAAGCCAGCTTCATACTATGATAACTCCTCCAAATCCTCTCATGAAGTGGTTTTGCAGAGTGGGAATCCAATCCAAGCTTGGATTGAGTATGATGGAGCTCAAAAAATCGTCAATGTCACCATTTCCCCTGCTTCTCTTCCTAAACCAAGCAAACCCCTCTTGTCCCTAGCCATGGACTTATCCCCTATCTTTAAAGAGTCCATGTATGTTGGCTTCTCAGCTGCCACTGAGAAGCTTGCTAGCTCTCATTACATTCTGGGATGGAGTTTGAAGATGGGTAGTACAGAAGCAGACCCTCTTGATCTCTCTAAAATCCCTTCTCCCCCAAGAAATGGAACCCCATCTCCAGGCCTTGGGAGAAGAGGGATTGAGATTGGAGCAGCGTCAGCAATGGTGACCCTTGCGTTGCTTCTGTGTGGAATCACCATTTCTGTGTATATGCTAAGAAGGGCAAGGCTAGCTGAGGTCCTGGAAGATTGGGAATTGGACTTCCCCCATAGGTTTAGATACAAAGACCTTTATATTGCCACAAAGGGCTTCAAGGAGAGCCAGATTCTGGGCAAAGGTGGGTTCGGCTCCGTCTACAAGGGGGTGCTGCCAAAGACTAGAGAAGAAGTTGCTGTAAAGAGAATTTCCCACAATTCCAAGCAGGGAGTGAAGGAGTTTGTTGCAGAGATTGCAAGCCTAGGCAAGCTGAGGCACAGGCACTTGGTTCATCTCCAAGGTTGGTGTAAGCGAAAAGGCGATCTCCTTCTTGTTTATGATTATATGTCCAATGGCAGCCTGGACACCTTCCTGTTTCAAGAAGACAAGAACCTTGATTGGGGACAGAGGTTCAGGATCCTCAAGGAGATTGCTGCAGGCCTCTTATATTTACATGAAGAATGGGAACAAGTAGTTGTCCATAGGGATGTGAAGGCCAACAATGTCCTGCTTGACTCAAATATGAATTCCCGGGTAGGAGACTTCGGCCTGGCCAAACTATATGAGCATGGGAAGAACCCCAGCACCACCCATGTGGTGGGCACAGTGGGGTACATGGCACCGGAGCTCTCCCTCACTGGAAAGGCCACCGCAAGCTCCGATGTATTCGCCTTTGGGGCAGTACTACTAGAAGTGGCATGTGGGAGGAGGCCTCTAGACCCCAATGCCTCGTCCGGGAAACAGATGATTCTACAAGATTGGGTGGCACAGTGTCATCAGAGGGGTCATATACTTGAAGCTGGAGATCCAAAGCTTGGGAATTCatttgtgaaggaggagattgAATTGGTTTTGAAGCTTGGCCTCCTCTGTTCTCACTCAGAGCCACAGGCTAGGCCTAATATGCAGCAGGTTACAAGATATCTCAGTGGCTTCGACCCACTCCCCGAGGTTGATGCTTCAAGTTTAGGTTTCTTTGTGGGCTCATTGGACTCCAAAACTGACTCACACCCATCATCCTATGGAGTGATGTCTGTTGGATCCTTAGCATCTGGGCGGTAG